The genomic interval ACATCAGATATCACAAAAGTATCAAGACCAAGAATAGTGTGTTTAAACCAACTTGGGAAACATGTCCAGAAAGCCAACCCAGAGCCTGCAGAAGgctaataaaacattttagaatgAAAGGATTCCTgagccatcttttaaaaaattttttatttttaataatggtaATATGCAAATAACATAACTGAATAATCTTTTTGAATGGAAGTTCTTGATCTCGATACTAAGCAGATTTTCCTTAGCATGTCTACAGAAATTTAGTATCAGGTCAGAGTTATGGTTTCAAAAAATTAGGATTTCTGTAAAAGAAGGCCTGCACTTAAACCTTAAAATTTATTGACTGACATGAGTGGTATAACTAGTGTATATATCAagagttaacatttttaaattggtgTGCAAGAAGCCCGATTCAAAGTAGCCCACATGGTAACATTTATTGTAATACTTTGAGATATTTGgtaataaatattacaaatgtaTAAGTCTTCTAAGACCCAAAATGTATACCTTAAGAAACattttggctaggcatggtggctcacacctgtaatcccagcacttctggaggccaaggtgggaggatcacttgaattcagcagttcaggaccagcccgggcaacatggcaagagcctgtctctacaaaaaatagaaataaagttggctgggcatggacatgcacacctgtagtcccagctattcaagaggctaaggcaggaggattgcttgagttcaggaagtcagggttgcagtgagtagtgatctggctactgtactccagctgaggtcagagagtgagaccctgtctcaaaaaaaaaaaagaaaagaaaagtctgagAGTCAGTGGatgaagcagaaaagaaaaattaaaaaagaaaataaaaattttttaaaagggaaaaaaggtttatttaaaaataaaatctgaaatcatTGCCCATCAAGTACGTGAGTATGGCTTTTGTGGCTAACAGTGTTGCTCATTCTCCATATTTATAGATTGTCTTTGGTTTGCAACTGGAAAGGGTAATAGTCTTTGTGGCTTAGAACTATATGATATCTTTGCTCAAATAGCAATGTCTGCTTCTCCTATTTTATAGCTGCAGATAGATATGATACAAACACCTGGCTTCACTGTgtactttattttacttacttatttatttatttattcgagatggagtctcgctctgtcacccaggctggagtgcagtggcaagatcttggctcactccacctgctgggttcaggcaattctcctgcctcagcctcttgagtagctgcggttacaggcgcctgccaccacgcctggctaatttttgtatttttagtagagacgaggtttcaccatgttggccaggctggtctcgaactcctgacatcaggtgatccgcctgccttggcctcccaaagtgctgggattacaggtgtgagccactgcacctggcttcacGGTGTACTTTAAAGCTCCCCTTTTCTCCATCCACTTGCTGAATTGCCTCCATACAGTCTGAGGGTCTTGCTATAATCCATTCTCTACCTGGGCTGCAGTAAGCATTGAAAGTATATATTAATTAGCAGTTATTTTCCCCGATATGTACTTAGGGCTTTCAATGTGCCAGAGTCCAAagtcagtgggtgagtgagtgggtgaatgaattattatttatttatttgtctgtttgagacagggtcttgctctgttacccaggctggagggcaatagtgcaatcatagctcctgggttcaaaacaatcatcccacctcagcctcctgagtggctagggcTACAGGTCCTCGGTCTTTGTTATGCTAAGTGTGGTGGTACaggcctgtagccctagctactcaggaagttgaggtctctgctgtgttgcccaggctggtcccaaattcctggcctcaagtgatcctcctcccttggcctcccaaagcattaggaTGAGCTACCATGCAAACCTTGTGTTCTTAACCACTAAAAAATAAGAGACCTCTTTAATCTTCATATTTAATTCTAAATTATCTTAATGGTACTGAGTCACAACTTTCTGGTGGATTGACTGAAATATAGGAAATGCGGAGGGAAATGGTCTATTTTATACTAGAAAGGGATACATATTCAAGTGATGAATTGTGTTATCCAGCACCATTAAGGATAAGAATTTATAACAATGGAAATATTAAGCTTCTGTAGATAATTTAAAAAGCCTTTAGAGAGCAACTTTTGAGCTCTGAAACTGGTTTCAGGTAGGCTCAAGACTATATTTTAGGACTATTTTCAGGTTATCAGAGTTTCTTTGCATTCAATGCCAGATATTTCCTGAGTATCTTGGCCTAGCCAGACCATCCTACCACTCCTAAAATTTATACTACTTCTCCTATAAATCTCCCctataaagattatttttattggctgggcatggtggctcatacctgtaatcccagcactttgggaggccaaggcgggtggatcacatggtcaggagttcgagaccagcctggccagcatggtgaaaccccacctctactaaaaatacaaaaaatgagctgggcatggtagtgcttgcctgtagtcccagctactcgggaggctgaggcaggagaattgcttgaacctggcagacggaggttgcagtgagccaagattcagccattgcactccagtctggacaacagagcgagactctgtctaaaaaaaaaaaaaaaaaaaaaaaaaaagattattttatttttattactccacggttttttttttttttttttaaaatgatgtgtgAAAAGTCAGGCCCtggaggctgaagttggaggattacatgagcctaggagttctactccagcctggggcaacatagcaagatgctgtccataaaaatagaaataaaaaattatgtatgaGAAAGTCCTCCAGATATAGAGGGTTATATTCAAAGAATTGTACTTTTAGTTACTTTAATCAAGGCAGAAAAACAGTGATAAGCTTATAATATTTGCAGTAcagtttggattaaaaaaaatccaaaaaatctcCCTCATTTATTTCCATCTGATTATATACAATTTCTCAAATAACTGATGTGAAAGTATGTGGACAACTAAAGCGTACAATACATACTTGAGGGATTACTTACATGTTAAAATTGTAAAACCTCAAAttatatggattttaaaaaatgcatagacATCCTATTTACTCCAGAGATGATGATACCTAATAACGAACTCTTAAAATTAATAACATATTATGTTAGAGAAAGTCAGCTTTTCTCTTGATTTGGAAATGTCTGCTTTGACATGACTGATCTAAAATCGCTCTCttgcgcacatctgtaatcccagcattttgggaggccgaggcaggcagattgcctgagctcaggaattcaagaccaccctgggcaacatggtgaaaccccatctctactaaaaaaacaaaaaattagccagacgtggtggtgggctcctgtagtcccagctactcagaaggctgaaagcaggagaatcgcttgaacccagaaggtagaggttgcatgcagtaagctgagatcacgccactgcactccagcctgggtgacagagggagattatctccaaaaaacaataatgataaaaaaaaataaaactgctctCTCATTATAAAGTCAGCTTCTTGTTTCAGTAGGAGTTAAAAAATAGCTTCTCCTATCCTGATTTGAGGAAGTGGGGGAAAGTCCTAGGCCTGTATGATACAAGGCCAGAATTCAGCAAAATTACTGTGCTTCtttcaaagcttttctttttaCCTGCCAACATCAATACATTCCTTTCTCAAAAGatgtttcattttggtttttaataattaaaagaaaaagaaaaaaaactatcttCCCTTGTAAGACTTTAAACACATTACAGTATCTCAGAAGAGTAGGTAAAACatcaattataaaaaaaaaaaagaaataaagtcttgatgaataattaatattatatatcttCTACAATTTGATACACAAAACAATAGAAACTTAATTTTAACCTTAATACTACCTTTAGGGACTTTTCTGAACAGCAGAAATCATATCtccatttttaattgtggtaCTTTTATGGACGCTTCTCCAACTTCTTTTGATATGTCTACTCCAAGAGGACATCTACATCATAAGCAGacaaattgtattatttatttgcttcATGATCCATCACTAGTTCCGCAGACTATTTGCTTAGAATTCTGACAGtataaatatctaatatttaATTCATCATATGTGGTGATGATTCTTAAATACTTACAAATATACTGGGACCTCAAGTCAGGATAATGAAAGCTAGTCTCATTAATAAGAAATCTAAATTTTGAGATGTTTTTGAAAGAAACAGTTTTACTGTTCTCAAATACtgtaaataagttaaaaacataacatgaagtataaaaataatgaaaaatatcttATAATTCTCTACAAAGCTAAAAAGGTAAAACCATTTTTGCCACACAGCTAAAGTCAAACCTGTAtccatttacattttagaaatgtcCTAGGTTTCTATAGGTTCTTCTCTGAAGTTTCAAAAGCTGCCTTGCCCCGCCCCTTTTCTACCATCCTTTGCCATTACTAGCCAAAGAGGTCTTAGTTCCTGCTGTCTTTTTCTGTTCCTCCTCAGTAACTAATTTTTGCTTCAGATTTCTGCTTTTCTACCATGTTGTCCAAGATAAGGCTTTGCTTTGACTGAATCCCAACCTGGAAAAAGCCATCATCTCCAGCCTCAACACTGCCACAAGGGGACATAACTGAATCAGAGGATATACTCTATCTGAGACAAGGTATCAAAGGGATGCCTTCCGGTACTACTAACTCAATTCAGTTCATTCATCATCAGCATACATGTAATTCATATATAGCACAACTGTCAAGTTACGGAATATAATGCTGacaagttgtctttttttttttttttgagatggagtctcactctgtcacccaggctggagtgcagtggtgtgatctcggcttactgcaacctctgcctcgaggattcaggcaattctcctgcctcagcctcccgagtagctgcgattacaggcgcctgccactacgcctggctaatttttgtattttcagtagagatggggtttcaccatgttagccaggctggtctcgaactcctaacctcaggtgatctgcccacgtcagcctcccaaagtgctgggattacaggcatgaaccaccatgcctggccaatgctGACAAGTTTTAAAACATCAGATGAAACAGTGttcaaaatataattatgttagattatgaaaataattgtCTTTTACTATTCCAGAATTACAACAGAATTTGATAGTAATTTGaaaaaccagccaggtgtggtggctcacacctgtcatcccagcattttgggaggccgaggtgggtggatcacttgaggcctggagttcaagaccagcctggccaatgtggcaaaacccaaaaactaaaaacacaaaaaattagctgggcacagctgtatgaacctgtaattccagctactcaggaggctgaggcatgacaatcacttgaatgtgggaagcagaggttgcagtgagccgagaatgcaccactgcactctagcctgggtgacacagtaagactctaaaaaaaaaaagaaaaaaagtaaaataaaaaactgtgCTATTCACTGGAACTTTGATTTGGGAGAGGAAATAAGGCTTGCAGGAAACAGCTATCTTTTGGCCAATTCTCAACTGCCTGTGTAAGAGCATAGTCACAACCCACTACTCTCACACCTGAATGCTTTCTGCATGTTTTCCTTAAATTTCCCAGCATACTTGCTGGTTCTGAGATGTTCTTGACATTGCAAAAGTCCAGGCCATGGACATAGTTTACATTCTAGTTCCAAAGGAAGGAATTCATCACTCTTACTCATGTCCTGTTTCTAACTCACCTAAACTTGTcaagatttttataatttgataCTGTAgcaaaaatatttctcatatgGTATCAACCTTAACTAGGTTCATGAAAGAAATTTATGTAACTTTCCTTCAAGTACCACCAGAATGTCAATGAAAACCTCATATATAAAGGCAAAATCCAGGCTTTGTCTTAAGTAATGTAACTTGCATAAAGATCATGAATGATACCACATACTTTGGTTCATAGCGGATGCCTTCTATGTCATGTAAAATGCCCGAGCCAGCACGTAGTCTTTCAATACCATTCCTAAATaagaatcattaaaataaaatcaatagctCCAAGATCTGAAGGAAGAAGGCTTAGTATGATAAAATGGCAATTAATATTTACAGAGTTATGAGTGAAGCACATATATCCTGTGGCTTACCATGCAATCATAATGCCATTATCAGTGCATAGTCTGGGAGGAGGACACAACAAAGTGCACTGTGTTGCGTTTGTTAAAATTTCCAGAGCTTTGCGGATATAGAAGTTACTCGCGACACCACCAGATGCAACCTGAAGGAATTGAGAAAACCAAAATAACTATCATATATGGATATGAACCAAGCTGCTAATTAAACCTGGAGAAAAATATCAGCATTAAACAATAATAAACTATCCCATTTTGAGATGGGTAATGGGCAGatgatatatctatataataaaaatttggaaagaaaaaaattactaacaaTTCTAATAACGTACAAACATTACtagcatttttgtatattttcttccaacctttcatctaaatatttatttaatataattacagTCATAGTACACTACTATTTTAGACcctgaaatttttattaaatattttgtgcattttactacataactgaaaaaattattctttgataTCCATGTAAAATTCCATCTATGAATTACTACCATTTAAACATTTTCCCActttagtttataatttttaaatgaataacttttaataattttaaatgaattttaaatgaatagtaaatgaattttaaatgaattttaaatgaatattaattttaataattttaaatgaataatttttaaatgcataaagttTAAGATACAGTTAAACAGGATGTTTGTCAAGGCTTTTAAGCACAATTAAAGGGATTTCGGCTGGTACAATATAGTGGATTATCAGAACTTTATCAACATTAGTGTCACGAAAGTTGGTATACCACCTCCCACTGCTAAATTTGACTggcttattaaaaaaacaaacaaacaaagggatTTCATCAAAGGATGAAGGAAATCCacctatttttctaaaaatagtgAGAGCAGTTACTGCATTTACTTTCTTTATTGTAAGCCCTCTTTTAAATCCAACAAGAAGATGCAAAATTAGATTTATGTGCCATAGAAGCTATACAGCTGTCCCATAAAGCTGCCAAACTAGTACAAGAAATGGCTGTTAGTCTTTCCTATCCTGCATAATTTCATACTGTCAGGGCTAGCGTACGGCATAAAGATCTGTTCATCCTAAACACAAGGTCAAGGTCTTGGGAAAAAAGTAACATATTGCAAAGTGTAACTATTactataaaatgagataaaacttACCAGTACTGCATTATTTTGAGGTAACAAGTCTCTCTGCTTACAAAACAGAATAGCCCGATGTGTTCTTTTCACAAGATGACATGCCATTGTGTGCTGTACTGTGGCAGCAATGTCTGCAGCTGAAGACAGGATTTGCCCCTTCTCAATACCTGCAGAAATGAGCAGCTATTTTTAGGCACAATCCAGGAATATTTATCTGTTCAACTTTACTAATTAGAAATAtaccttcctctttttcctttttcattattattttatcagtAACATGTTGAAGTCcagtaaaagaaaaatcacaatttttaGCACGATGCAAGGGAGGTTTGATGTCAAAATGAAATCTATTTCCTTGTTTGGCCAAATGTTCTATGGCTTTCCCACCACTCATGGTGGAGCACTCTGGATGTTTTATTAAAGAAAGTCTTCTTGCCACCTatcaaagaaacatattttttagagtcataaaattaaatactgtgAAACGAAAAGATGCAAAGGAATAAATTGAAAATtactaacaaaacaaaaatcccctGAATGAATAAAACATGCTATACTTTGGCAAATATAGATTATAGCTGATATTGAGGTAAGGAGACAACCCTGTTCCTTATGATGACCCGAACAATAAGAGGCCAATCACTGCCCCTGTCTATGTTTGCTCTTCTATTGGGATTGGAAAATAGGCTTGAAGTTGACAATAACTGCTTAATGATGAACGTCAATAAGAACTTGTCCTATACTTCCTATTATTTCACTGTGGGaagcagtgtttttttgtttgtttgttttcctatatATGGCAGTAGCCTCTGTAGTATTCTAAAACaaaggggggcggggggggggacCCTACCTGTCTGTGGTGTAAGTAATTGTGTGATTTAATTCTGTGCATTGCATATTTAATGTCCTTATGTTAATCTATATATATTctcttattttaccttttttgcaGTATGTTAGTTTACAAAGCACGttctttcacatatattatttgaCAAAATACATAACTGTATCTGCAAACTATTTCAGCCTTTATGTACAGATATGAACCTCTTACCATTTTATTAAGAAAGGCTAAGAATTATAAAATTGTGTActactctttgtattttttcttaccatatgtgaatttttttcagtttactaAGATATCATTCAGAAATATTTAGGTGAATGGTGGTAGCACATCTATTGCTACTTAGTTGAAATGGAcaacataacaaaaaagaatggagaaattaATTCTTAATTACCTTGTCAAGCATGTCACCTGGTGCTATGTCCAAAGACTTTCCAAGAAGCAGAAAATCTGAAACTCCTTGAACTAATGCCAACAGACAGTGACCTCCAGAaatcaaaagaactaaaaaaggaaattctactTTATTGGTCAACCTAATAGTAAGTGCATGAGCCTCCATATGATGAATGGGAATGAATGGCTTTTTTAACTGTCCCACCAGCTGTAAGCTAAATGATAAGCCCACTCCAAGGCTTAAAGCAAGTCCTGGTTTTATGGTAGTTGCAATTGCTGAGAGGTCACTTGAAGAGATTCTACTGGCAGAAAGAGCTTCTTGTACTATTCGTTGAATATTTTCTCTGTGAAGCTGTTGAGCTACTGGAGGAACAATCCCACCtgttctgaaagaaagaaagacagctttttgtagttttaagattgtaaaaatgaagaaaaatgatattaCAGCTAAAGGCATGCCTTCAAGTTAATCATTATATAGCTGAGTAAGTCAAGTATTTTCTAATTGTGTGCCTTCTAACATAGCACACTATGGTTAAAACTCAGTGAGCAGTAATTAAGGGGATAATGTTTCTGACTTTTTCAATTTATGCACAACAAACTCCCTTGGATTTGTTTGTTGACAAATGAAATCACCAAAATAATCTTGCAAAGCATTCCACACAAGTTTTGAGCATAGGAAGGACaggaaaaaattgtatttaaggAAAATTAATTCCCTTGCTGACAGAAGATTTTAAGAGAGATTACTGCGAAAGTATTTGGTAAAATGATTATATCTTAAACTGGGCGATtgtgggaatggaaagaaagggacaGAGAACCTTAAGAACTGTAATAACTGTATATAAGGGGACAGGGGGACTAAGGCATCAAAGTTTGTTCAGCTATTCAGCTGGAATGACCGggagaaaagaaattctaaaagagAAACATGAAGACAGTTTTATAAAGAAGatgagtttattttaaaacacattccACTTGAGGTCACAGCAGGACAGCAGATAGCTTGCAATCCTGAAATACAGTTTGGGAATCTGGTGCTCAGAGTTGGTAATTTGGATTTTTGGTCCATGTAGGATGGTGGATGGCCACTCCAAATGTCAGATGTAAAGAACTAAGAGACAATTTTGCTAGCAACAAATTTGCTACCATGTGATTGATTTACAATATGAGAACTAGAGCAATAAAATAGAGTCTGCAAAACGCACTgctagtttcaaaaaaaaatcatcttcaaatatttgatgtTGCAAGATCTACTAGTTCTATGTGTAGAAATGAAAATCCTCAGTAAGtgcattcaatgaatatttgctgagtaattaaaatattgtttcagGCAATGAGGGGGATATAAATGAAATGATCTGATTTCAACACTTCCACATTGTAATATAATTTTCCTTAATTCTTCAAAGCTACTTTTTCTCTTATATTCCTCATCTTTGTTAGTGGCATCAAATAACCCTTGGGTTTCAAAGTTCATCTttacttcctttctctccctcactctctGCATTTAAGTTTATCACCACTCCTACTGCCAAGTCTCAAAAGCCCTCATCTCAGTCTATTCAACAGTCTTCTAATTGTACTTTCCTAACAACGTCCTTTGATCCTTAGAGCCCATCCTATATTGCTGCCagagaatactctaaagcaaatGCTACCACTGTTATTCCCCTACTGAAAACCTTTAGTTTCATGGAATTTGGGAGACATCAAATCCAAATTCTCTCCCTGCCactcatttcttccttctctgtcttgcctccctcctttcctttctatgccttttctattttatcttccaGGGATTATGCTAAACACTAGGGCCAAATAAGAACATGGCTTTATTCTCAAAgaattaataataacaatgtatttttgTCTATGATTTGTAGACAGTATGGAGTGTGGATTAGGGAACAAAGCTAAAAAAGAGGCAGGGAAACCATTGAGGCTTGAAGCTATAGCCAAGAGTCTGTGCAAAAGACAATAAGGGATTGAACTCAATCAGTGAGAAGGGAGAGGAAAGTTGCAAAAAATATTTGGGAGATGGATTTACTATGAATGGATGACTGATTTGGATTTGGAATGGTGAGGGAGAAGTCAAGGGTGTCCTTCAGGTTTCTGGCTTGGAAGAAGGGACTCCTCCTGCCAAGTAATCCTCTATTATTGCATTTTCCATGCTGTTTCACAATGATCTGCTTACTGTCTTCTTCATTTTTACTGATAGTAGTAGTAGAACTACTATTGTTACTAATAGCTAGCTTGTATTCAGCCCTTGCTATTCATCAAGAATGCCCTAAAAGCTTTAAAGGAATTCACACTTAATATTCACAACACTAATTTGAGTTAGTggtcattattatcattttacagataaggaaactgaggcacaaaaaacTGTGCACAGTATCAAATGTAGTAAATGGCTGAACCAGAATATAAGCCTAGTAAATGGCTGAACCAGAATATAAGCCTACACTCTAACCCACTTATATGGTGAGCTGTTCAAAGGCAAGGGTCATATGTCTCATTTATATTTGTATCCCAAATGCCCTAAGTATTGCCTGGCAGCTATAGGTATTCAAAAAATGCTGAGATGAGCCAGGTGGATGGTATCACTGAAGCCTGTTTGCCCAGTAGTCTCCTCAATTGACCTATGCTCTAGCTAAACTGAATGTCTAGTACTTTCTCACTTCTTTGCCTTTGCTGACAATGCTCacttagtgatatggtttggatctgtgtccctgcccaaatctcacgtAGAAtggtaattcccaatgttggagatggggcctggtgggaggtgactacATCATGGGGGCATATTTTCCCCTTGGTACTGTGTTGCGATAGtcaatgagttctcatgagatcttctTGTTTAAAattgtgggccgggcacggtggttcacgcctgtaatcccagcactttgggaggccgaggtgggcggatcacttgaggtcgggagttcgagaccagcctgaccaacatggagaaaccccgtctctactaaaaatacaaaattagctgggcatggtggcgcatgcctataatcccagctactctggaggctgacgggggagaattgcttgaacctgggaggcggaggttgtggtgagccaagattgtgccattgcactctggtctgggcaacaagagcaaaactccatctcaaaagaaaaaaagtgtagcACCTCACCCCCCTCTCTcggtcctgctcctgccatgtaagatgcctactcccactttgccttccgccatgagtaaaaggtccctggggcctccccagaagcagatgcagcCACGCTTCCTAAACAGCCTGTGgaaacatgaaccaattaaacctcttttctttataaattacccagtctcaggtatttctttatagcagtgcaagaacgaACTAACACAGCCGGGTTATAATATTCTTTCCATCTCCATTCACTGAAGGCCTAATGAAAGGCCACTGAACACCTGTGATGTGTCAAACATTGTGTTAGGCACTAGGCATAGCATAGTGATTAATACAGACATGGCCCCTGTCACCATGGCACTTAGACTCTACTGAGAGAGATTATACATACACAAGCGAATGTATAAATTGTGAAagtattacaaagaaaatatgcaGGGTATCATGATACAGAATAAATAGGATGGGAGTACCTAATTTAGATAAAGTGGTCAGGGTAGTCCTTTCTGTGCCATTAACTTTTACATGTTCAAAAGTTCAGTGCACTCAGGAAAAACTGAAAGGACTGTGAAGCTGAGGCACAGTAATAATAGTTACTGTCTGCATCACTTGTTTTACCTTATGCTATGCTGCCTTGCACTATTAATTCTCCTTGTAGGTCTAGATACCATGTCTCCATAATCAAGTTAAGCTTCCTTAAACCAAGGACTTTGCAGTACTTCACAGTGCCTTACTAATATCCAACACAGTCCCTTTCACATAGTTATTGTTTGAGGCTTAATCTGCctctttacatacattatttctaaTGCCACCCTCCCGTAATTCTATGAGGCAGatgttaattttccttttttttgagacggactctcgctctgtcgcccaggatggagtccaatggcgcgatctctgctcactgcaagctccgcctcccgggttcacgccattctcctgcctcagcctcccaagtagctgcgactacaggcgcccggcaccacgcctggctaattttttttgtatttttagtagagatggggtttcaccatgttagccaggatggtctcaatctcctgacctcatggtccactcgcctcggcctcccaaagtgatgagattacaggcgtgagccacagtgcccggccaattttcCTATTTTACTGATGTGAAAACAGAATCAGAGAGGATATAGAACTTGCCTACAGTTACAGAGCCAATACCAAGTGCTTAATTCAGGATTCAAATACAGGACTGTGATTCCAAAATACCAGGCTTTTTCACTATTCAGATGTTGTAAATTGATAGCTTAAAGGTATACTCATCTGTagagtattttaatatattttaaattagctaCTAATGTAAAAAATCTGCAAATACGACATTAACAATCTGGATTTCCGGCccggcgcggtgtctcacgcctgtaatcccagcactttgggaggccgaggtaggtggatcatgaggtcaggagatcgagaccatcctggccaacatggtgaaaccccgtctctactaaaatgcaaaaaattagctgggcgtggtggtgcgtgcaggtagtcccagctacttgggagggtgagacaggggaatcgtttgaactcgagaggcggagattgcagtgagccgagatcatgccactgcactccagcctggtgacagagtgagactctgtctcaccaaaaaaaaaaaaaaaaatctggatttccattttctcttgaaaattataataatctaATAACACAGGTCCTGCATTCCCACATGACAACTGGCTAGAGCTGAGTAGTGACCTACTCCAGACATTATCCACTTTTTATCTTGTCCAT from Pongo abelii isolate AG06213 chromosome 11, NHGRI_mPonAbe1-v2.0_pri, whole genome shotgun sequence carries:
- the OSGEPL1 gene encoding tRNA N6-adenosine threonylcarbamoyltransferase, mitochondrial isoform X1 — encoded protein: MLILTKTAGVFFKPSKRKVYEFLRSFNFHPGTLFLHKIVLGIETSCDDTAAAVVDETGNVLGEAIHSQTEVHLKTGGIVPPVAQQLHRENIQRIVQEALSASRISSSDLSAIATTIKPGLALSLGVGLSFSLQLVGQLKKPFIPIHHMEAHALTIRLTNKVEFPFLVLLISGGHCLLALVQGVSDFLLLGKSLDIAPGDMLDKVARRLSLIKHPECSTMSGGKAIEHLAKQGNRFHFDIKPPLHRAKNCDFSFTGLQHVTDKIIMKKEKEEGIEKGQILSSAADIAATVQHTMACHLVKRTHRAILFCKQRDLLPQNNAVLVASGGVASNFYIRKALEILTNATQCTLLCPPPRLCTDNGIMIAWNGIERLRAGSGILHDIEGIRYEPKCPLGVDISKEVGEASIKVPQLKMEI
- the OSGEPL1 gene encoding tRNA N6-adenosine threonylcarbamoyltransferase, mitochondrial isoform X2 — translated: MEAHALTIRLTNKVEFPFLVLLISGGHCLLALVQGVSDFLLLGKSLDIAPGDMLDKVARRLSLIKHPECSTMSGGKAIEHLAKQGNRFHFDIKPPLHRAKNCDFSFTGLQHVTDKIIMKKEKEEGIEKGQILSSAADIAATVQHTMACHLVKRTHRAILFCKQRDLLPQNNAVLVASGGVASNFYIRKALEILTNATQCTLLCPPPRLCTDNGIMIAWNGIERLRAGSGILHDIEGIRYEPKCPLGVDISKEVGEASIKVPQLKMEI